Proteins from one Ipomoea triloba cultivar NCNSP0323 chromosome 1, ASM357664v1 genomic window:
- the LOC116023147 gene encoding uncharacterized protein LOC116023147: MRQCYLYGEWISIQQCECGQEMGLKTSWTNENSGRRYWECSRCKAHSRGFVRWYDPSMCPRSKRIIPGLLKRLNKNEEEYAMLKAKLRSGCYCNVLEEVKDKHWSRNVHL; this comes from the exons ATGAGGCAGTGCTACCTTTATGGGGAATGGATTTCAATTCAACAATGCGAATGCGGACAAGAAATGGGTTTGAAGACATCATGGACAAATGAGAATTCAGGGCGGAGATATTGGGAATGTTCAAGATGTAAG GCTCATTCACGTGGGTTTGTGAGGTGGTATGATCCCTCGATGTGCCCTAGGTCAAAGAGGATAATACCCGGGTTATTGAAGAGACTtaacaaaaatgaagaagaatatgCAATGTTAAAGGCCAAGTTGAGAAGTGGTTGTTATTGTAATGTTCTGGAAGAAGTGAAGGATAAGCATTGGAGTAGAAATGTACATCTATGA